The following coding sequences lie in one Chelmon rostratus isolate fCheRos1 chromosome 2, fCheRos1.pri, whole genome shotgun sequence genomic window:
- the npffl gene encoding pro-FMRFamide-related neuropeptide FF like yields MDTAAVVTLLALIMTMAGVSRALHIQGSLDRNDILPGSEENMADHLLGLESENIDNSIDDRLLTAVLRALLLGSQRETRNSVLHQPQRFGRGSRGQVVSEDQIQSRDWEAAPGQIWSMAVPQRFGKK; encoded by the exons CTGATTATGACGATGGCTGGCGTCAGTCGGGCTCTTCACATCCAAGGCAGTCTGGACAGAAATGACATCCTGCCAGGCTCAGAGGAGAACATGGCCGACCACTTGCTGGGGCTG GAGAGTGAAAACATAGATAACAGCATCGATGATCGCCTGCTGACCGCAGTGCTGAGAGCGCTGCTGCTCGGGTCTCAGAGAGAAACCAGGAACTCTGTCCTCCATCAGCCACAGAG GTTTGGCCGCGGCTCCAGAGGGCAGGTGGTGTCGGAGGATCAGATTCAATCCCGTGACTGGGAGGCTGCCCCCGGTCAGATCTGGAGCATGGCTGTACCCCAGAGATTCGGCAAGAAATAA